In the genome of Vicinamibacteria bacterium, one region contains:
- a CDS encoding V-type ATP synthase subunit F, which yields MSSLVRVVCRPETALGLALAGVPTARASTPREGAELIVELASRPDIGVLLVEDVFYDALSDTAKRALERRPVPITVPFPGPSWTESAEEAEAHLVEILSRAIGYRVRLR from the coding sequence GTGAGCTCGCTGGTTCGTGTCGTCTGCCGTCCCGAGACCGCGCTCGGGCTCGCGCTCGCGGGCGTCCCGACTGCTCGGGCCAGCACGCCGAGGGAGGGTGCGGAGCTCATCGTCGAGCTCGCTTCGCGCCCGGACATCGGTGTTCTCCTCGTGGAAGACGTTTTCTACGACGCCCTCTCGGACACGGCGAAGCGTGCTCTCGAACGGCGGCCGGTGCCGATCACCGTGCCCTTTCCCGGACCGAGCTGGACCGAGTCGGCTGAGGAAGCCGAGGCCCACCTCGTCGAGATCCTCAGCCGGGCCATTGGATATCGCGTGAGGCTTCGATGA